The Hyperthermus butylicus DSM 5456 genome includes a region encoding these proteins:
- a CDS encoding DNA-directed RNA polymerase subunit N — MIIPMRCFTCGRPLAQYWEEFRSRVEGGEDPRKVLDELGVKRYCCRKTLLAHVPAIYEVRKFKRVL, encoded by the coding sequence ATGATTATTCCTATGCGTTGTTTTACGTGTGGTAGGCCTCTTGCTCAGTACTGGGAGGAGTTTCGTAGCCGCGTTGAGGGGGGCGAAGATCCCCGGAAGGTGCTTGATGAACTTGGTGTCAAAAGGTACTGTTGTAGGAAGACCCTACTGGCTCACGTTCCAGCCATCTATGAGGTTCGCAAGTTTAAGCGTGTACTCTAG
- the rpsB gene encoding 30S ribosomal protein S2, translating to MSQEYGRQQVEIGGKVVELLVPLERYLSAGVHIGTHICTAYMRKFVYRVRPDGLYILDIRKTDERLRVAAKFLARFEPSKIVAVSVRQYGQRPVQKFCTYIGCKAITGRILPGTFTNPSLEWYVEPDVIVVTDPRADSQAVDEAARMGIPVVALTDTDNRVENIDLVIPVNNKGRKSLALVYWILTREILREQGKIPQDQDLPEPPEAFEFKVRRH from the coding sequence ATGAGCCAGGAGTATGGGAGGCAGCAGGTAGAGATCGGGGGTAAGGTGGTAGAGCTACTCGTACCCCTTGAGCGTTACCTCTCGGCGGGAGTCCACATAGGTACACACATTTGTACAGCATATATGAGGAAGTTTGTGTACAGGGTTAGGCCTGACGGGCTCTACATCCTCGACATAAGGAAGACTGATGAGAGGCTAAGGGTGGCAGCAAAGTTCCTCGCTAGGTTTGAGCCCTCCAAGATAGTAGCGGTATCTGTGCGTCAGTACGGTCAGAGGCCTGTCCAGAAATTCTGCACATATATAGGCTGCAAGGCGATAACTGGCAGGATACTGCCTGGCACATTTACCAACCCGAGCCTAGAGTGGTACGTAGAGCCTGACGTCATAGTGGTCACGGACCCGCGTGCTGATAGCCAGGCAGTGGATGAGGCCGCGCGCATGGGCATCCCTGTAGTAGCACTTACCGACACCGACAACCGTGTAGAGAACATAGACCTTGTGATACCTGTCAACAACAAGGGTAGGAAGAGCCTAGCGCTAGTCTACTGGATACTCACCCGTGAAATACTAAGAGAGCAGGGCAAGATACCGCAGGATCAGGATCTACCCGAGCCGCCGGAAGCATTTGAGTTCAAGGTTAGGAGACACTAG